From a region of the Deinococcus aestuarii genome:
- the typA gene encoding translational GTPase TypA translates to MEYRNIAIIAHVDHGKTTLVDGMLKQTLKLGHGEEIAERAMDSNDLEKERGITILAKNTAVEYKGVKINIVDTPGHADFGGEVERVLGMVDGALVLVDAAEGPMPQTRFVLRKAIELGLKPIVVVNKIDRGDARPEEVVNLTFDLMAELGASDDQLDFPILYAVAREGKAYRDLDNPQPDMHELFDMVLEQIPAPKVDLDAPFQMLVTNLDYSEYLGRIVLGRVQRGKVRKGEFVQLIHKDGTMTKSRIVQPFTHLGLRRIEVDEVGAGDIVALAGIEDAQIGETVADLADPEALPIITVDEPTVSMVFQPNTSPFAGKDGKYVTSRHLNDRLKREVMTNVSLRVEEIRPDEFKVSGRGELHLSILLETMRREGYEVQVGAPQVIVREIDGQKHEPMEHLVIDVPEVHSSTVIGVLGGRKGQMVNMEPQGSRVRVEFKIPSRALFGFRTQFLSMTQGEGIMSHIFDGYAPWAGELRTRQNGSLVSMEDGVAFAYSIFKLQDRGAFFIDAGQDVYVGMIVGENAREQDMNVNVCKNKKLTNVRSAGADEALTLTPPRRLSLEDALEYIADDELVELTPHSIRLRKKVLNPSFRK, encoded by the coding sequence ATGGAATACCGCAACATCGCCATCATCGCGCACGTCGACCACGGCAAGACCACGCTGGTGGACGGCATGCTCAAGCAGACCCTCAAACTCGGCCACGGCGAGGAGATCGCCGAGCGGGCGATGGACAGCAACGACCTCGAAAAGGAACGCGGCATCACCATCCTCGCCAAGAACACCGCCGTGGAATACAAGGGCGTCAAGATCAACATCGTGGACACGCCCGGCCACGCGGACTTCGGCGGCGAGGTCGAGCGCGTGCTCGGCATGGTAGACGGCGCCCTCGTCCTCGTGGACGCGGCGGAGGGGCCGATGCCCCAGACCCGCTTCGTGCTCCGCAAGGCCATCGAACTGGGTCTCAAGCCCATCGTGGTCGTCAACAAGATCGACCGGGGGGACGCCCGCCCCGAGGAGGTCGTCAACCTCACCTTCGACCTGATGGCCGAACTCGGCGCGAGCGACGACCAGCTCGACTTCCCGATCCTCTACGCCGTCGCGCGGGAGGGCAAGGCGTACCGCGACCTCGACAACCCGCAGCCCGACATGCACGAACTCTTCGACATGGTGCTGGAGCAGATTCCCGCGCCGAAGGTCGATCTGGACGCCCCCTTCCAGATGCTCGTGACGAACCTCGACTACTCGGAGTACCTGGGCCGCATCGTCCTCGGGCGGGTGCAGCGCGGCAAGGTGAGGAAGGGCGAGTTCGTCCAACTGATCCACAAGGACGGCACGATGACGAAGAGCCGGATCGTGCAGCCCTTCACCCACCTCGGTCTGCGGAGGATAGAGGTGGACGAGGTGGGCGCCGGGGACATCGTGGCGCTCGCTGGGATCGAGGACGCGCAGATCGGCGAAACGGTGGCCGACCTCGCCGACCCCGAGGCGCTGCCCATCATCACGGTGGACGAGCCGACCGTCTCGATGGTGTTCCAGCCCAATACCTCGCCCTTCGCGGGCAAAGACGGCAAGTACGTCACGTCCCGGCACCTCAACGACCGCCTCAAGCGCGAGGTCATGACGAACGTGTCGCTGCGGGTGGAGGAGATTCGCCCCGACGAGTTCAAGGTCTCGGGGCGCGGCGAGCTGCACCTCTCGATCCTGCTGGAGACCATGCGCCGCGAGGGCTACGAGGTGCAGGTCGGTGCCCCGCAGGTCATCGTGCGCGAGATCGACGGCCAGAAGCATGAGCCGATGGAGCACCTCGTCATCGACGTGCCCGAGGTCCACTCCAGCACCGTGATCGGCGTGCTGGGCGGGCGCAAGGGCCAGATGGTGAACATGGAGCCGCAGGGCAGCCGCGTGCGGGTGGAGTTCAAGATTCCCAGCCGCGCCCTGTTTGGCTTCCGCACCCAGTTCCTCTCGATGACCCAGGGCGAGGGCATCATGAGCCACATCTTCGACGGGTACGCGCCGTGGGCCGGGGAGCTGCGGACCCGCCAGAACGGCTCGCTCGTGAGCATGGAGGACGGGGTGGCCTTTGCCTACTCGATCTTCAAGTTGCAGGACCGGGGCGCTTTCTTCATCGACGCCGGGCAGGACGTGTACGTGGGCATGATCGTCGGCGAGAACGCCCGCGAGCAGGACATGAACGTGAACGTCTGCAAGAACAAGAAGCTCACGAACGTCCGCTCGGCGGGCGCCGACGAGGCCCTGACCCTGACCCCGCCGCGCCGCCTGAGCCTCGAAGACGCGCTGGAGTACATCGCCGACGACGAGCTGGTGGAGCTGACGCCGCACAGCATCCGATTGCGCAAGAAGGTGCTCAACCCGAGCTTCCGCAAGTAA
- a CDS encoding prephenate dehydratase, with product MNGHQGAQVDEQRPETAPHLTVAFQGNPGAYGEIAALNALKSAGVPHSGVTTRGYPTFHEVARAVEGGEADYGTLPVENSLMGAIHQAIDLLSETELHVVGEVVVRVSHCLMALPGVQVEDVRRVISQQPALDQCTGLIRKYGLQPVPGHDTAGSAKDLAARGARDEAAIASARAAELYGLDILAREIEDEPFNFTRFMLLARHEPASSDMPHKTSLVFAVRHTPGFLVETLNELRGLNLSRIESRPRRDRAWSYLMYVDIEGNARDPQVAQALAGVLRKASYAKIIGSYPRAAETVG from the coding sequence ATGAACGGGCATCAGGGCGCGCAGGTGGACGAGCAAAGGCCAGAGACGGCGCCACACCTCACCGTCGCCTTCCAGGGCAATCCCGGTGCCTACGGGGAGATCGCGGCCCTCAACGCCCTGAAAAGCGCGGGCGTCCCCCACTCCGGCGTCACCACGCGCGGCTACCCCACCTTCCACGAGGTCGCGCGGGCCGTCGAGGGGGGCGAGGCCGACTACGGCACCCTGCCCGTGGAGAACAGCCTGATGGGCGCGATCCACCAGGCCATCGACCTCCTGAGCGAGACCGAACTCCACGTCGTCGGCGAGGTCGTCGTGCGGGTGAGCCACTGCCTGATGGCGCTGCCCGGCGTGCAGGTCGAGGATGTGCGGCGGGTGATCTCGCAGCAGCCCGCGCTCGACCAGTGCACGGGGCTGATCCGCAAGTACGGCCTGCAACCCGTCCCGGGACACGACACGGCGGGCAGCGCCAAGGACCTTGCAGCACGGGGCGCCCGCGACGAGGCCGCCATCGCCTCCGCCCGCGCCGCCGAGCTGTACGGCCTGGACATCCTCGCCCGCGAGATCGAGGACGAGCCCTTCAACTTCACCCGCTTCATGCTCCTCGCCCGCCATGAGCCCGCTTCCTCGGACATGCCGCACAAGACCAGCCTCGTCTTCGCCGTGCGGCACACCCCCGGTTTTCTCGTCGAGACGCTGAATGAACTGCGCGGCCTGAACCTCTCGCGCATCGAGTCGCGCCCCCGCCGCGACCGCGCCTGGAGCTACCTGATGTACGTGGACATCGAGGGCAATGCCCGTGACCCCCAGGTCGCTCAGGCCCTCGCCGGGGTGCTGAGAAAGGCGAGCTACGCGAAGATCATCGGGAGTTATCCGAGGGCGGCGGAGACGGTGGGGTGA
- a CDS encoding methylmalonyl-CoA mutase family protein produces the protein MKTKNEWMQSVYLPATQKFPERKYNFKNLSDMDPEPIHTADDLRDWDAARDLGYPGEFPYTRGVQSSVYRGKLWTMRMFAGFGSAEQTNERFHALMRAGQTGLSTAFDLPTLMGYDSDHPFSKGEVGKCGVAVSSLADMEILFQGIDPEQVTTSMTINSPANAIWAMYIANAQKQGKDLTRVGGTIQNDILKEYIAQKEFIFPPAPGVKLVIDTFEWGPRVVPKFNFISVSGYHIREAGATGVQELAFTLADGFHYVEKALERGLDIDEFAPRISFFWDIHNDFFEEVAKLRAARRIWARQMRDRYGAKNPKSWMLRTHSQTAGVSLPAQQPLNNIARVAIQALAAVLGGTQSLHTDAYDEALALPTEEAATIALRTQQIVAYETGVAGVVDPLAGSYYVEKLTDDIEAAALGYIEQIRALGGVEEGIELGFFQREMAEAAYRYQREVETGDRIIVGVNAFVQDAVEVPIQLIDPEVERVQEARLAQVRRERDPGRAEAALTSLRDAAVTGANTMPAFLECAHAYTTLGEQMDTLKRVYGEYVEPVLV, from the coding sequence ATGAAGACCAAGAACGAGTGGATGCAGAGCGTCTACCTGCCCGCGACCCAGAAGTTCCCCGAGCGCAAGTACAACTTCAAGAACCTCTCCGACATGGACCCCGAGCCGATCCACACGGCGGACGACCTGCGGGACTGGGACGCCGCGCGTGACCTGGGCTACCCCGGCGAGTTTCCCTACACGCGCGGGGTGCAGTCCTCCGTGTACCGCGGCAAGCTCTGGACCATGCGAATGTTCGCGGGCTTCGGCAGCGCCGAGCAGACGAACGAACGCTTCCACGCGCTGATGAGGGCCGGGCAGACGGGTCTTTCCACCGCCTTCGACCTCCCGACCCTGATGGGGTACGACTCCGATCACCCCTTCTCGAAGGGAGAAGTGGGCAAATGCGGCGTGGCGGTGAGCAGCCTCGCGGACATGGAGATTCTGTTCCAGGGCATCGACCCCGAGCAGGTCACGACCTCCATGACGATCAACTCTCCCGCGAACGCGATCTGGGCCATGTACATCGCCAACGCGCAGAAGCAGGGCAAGGACCTGACGAGGGTCGGCGGCACGATCCAGAACGACATCCTCAAGGAGTACATCGCGCAAAAGGAGTTCATCTTCCCGCCCGCGCCCGGCGTGAAGCTCGTGATCGACACCTTCGAGTGGGGGCCGCGCGTGGTGCCGAAGTTCAACTTCATCTCGGTCAGCGGGTATCACATCCGCGAGGCGGGGGCGACGGGCGTGCAGGAACTCGCCTTCACGCTCGCGGACGGCTTTCATTACGTCGAGAAGGCGCTGGAGCGGGGGCTCGACATCGACGAGTTCGCGCCGCGCATCTCGTTTTTCTGGGACATCCACAACGACTTCTTCGAGGAGGTCGCCAAGCTGCGCGCCGCCCGCCGCATCTGGGCGCGGCAGATGCGCGACCGCTACGGGGCGAAGAACCCGAAGTCGTGGATGCTCCGCACGCACTCGCAGACCGCCGGGGTCTCGCTGCCCGCCCAGCAACCGCTGAACAACATCGCCCGCGTGGCGATCCAGGCCCTCGCCGCCGTGCTGGGGGGCACCCAGAGCCTCCACACCGACGCCTACGACGAGGCGCTGGCCCTGCCGACCGAGGAGGCCGCGACCATCGCCCTGCGGACGCAGCAGATCGTCGCGTATGAGACGGGCGTGGCGGGCGTGGTCGACCCGCTGGCGGGCAGCTACTACGTCGAGAAGCTGACGGACGACATCGAGGCCGCCGCCCTGGGCTACATCGAGCAGATTCGCGCGCTGGGCGGGGTGGAGGAGGGAATCGAGCTGGGCTTCTTCCAGCGCGAGATGGCGGAGGCCGCCTACCGCTACCAGCGCGAGGTGGAAACGGGCGACCGCATCATCGTCGGCGTGAACGCCTTCGTGCAGGACGCGGTGGAGGTGCCCATCCAGCTCATCGACCCGGAAGTCGAGCGGGTGCAGGAGGCGCGGCTGGCGCAGGTCCGCCGCGAACGCGACCCGGGGCGGGCCGAGGCCGCCCTCACTTCCCTGCGTGACGCCGCCGTGACGGGCGCGAACACCATGCCCGCCTTCCTGGAGTGCGCCCACGCCTACACGACGCTGGGCGAGCAGATGGACACCCTGAAGCGGGTGTACGGGGAGTACGTGGAGCCGGTGTTGGTGTAG
- the glgC gene encoding glucose-1-phosphate adenylyltransferase has translation MKPRVLGMILAGGQGSRLSPLTVKRSKPAVPFGSKYRIIDFAINNFMNSGVFSIYVLTQYKAQSLTEHIQRGWRFGTFLSDYFITLVPAQMYRLEELGPVWYRGTADAVYQNLHLVDNYDADYVAIFSGDHIYKMNVEHMLQKHIETRADLSIAAYPMPRSQAHQFGIMHVDERGRVTDFLEKPKDPPPIPGQPDMSLTSMGNYIFSRRALEELLETSMSGGEEGFDFGGDVIPRALSDGYNVMAYDFHRNPIPGQAGPNLYWRDVGTLDAYFAANMDLVSVNPEFDIYNPDWPLRTSSEFSPPAKFVHESEGRKGQAFNSIMAGGTIISGGTVRDSILGRAVRTHSHSLVESAVLFDNVEVGRHVHLRRVIIDKDVTIPPGTRIGINHDEDRERGFTVTESGVVVVPKSYTF, from the coding sequence ATGAAGCCCAGAGTTCTCGGCATGATTCTGGCGGGTGGGCAGGGCTCGCGCCTCTCACCGCTGACGGTCAAGCGCTCCAAACCCGCCGTTCCCTTCGGCAGCAAGTACCGCATCATCGACTTCGCCATCAACAACTTCATGAACTCGGGCGTGTTCTCCATCTACGTCCTGACCCAGTACAAGGCCCAGAGCCTCACCGAACACATCCAGCGCGGCTGGCGCTTCGGCACCTTCCTGAGCGACTACTTCATCACCCTGGTCCCCGCCCAGATGTACCGCCTCGAAGAACTCGGGCCCGTGTGGTACCGGGGCACCGCCGACGCCGTGTACCAGAACCTGCACCTGGTCGACAACTACGATGCCGATTACGTCGCCATCTTCAGCGGCGACCACATCTACAAGATGAACGTGGAGCATATGCTCCAGAAGCACATCGAGACGCGCGCCGACCTCTCCATCGCCGCCTACCCGATGCCGCGCAGCCAGGCGCACCAGTTCGGCATCATGCACGTGGACGAGCGGGGCCGCGTCACCGATTTTCTGGAAAAGCCGAAAGACCCCCCGCCCATCCCCGGCCAGCCGGACATGAGCCTGACGAGCATGGGCAACTACATCTTCTCGCGCCGGGCGCTGGAGGAACTGCTCGAAACCAGCATGTCGGGCGGAGAGGAGGGCTTCGATTTCGGCGGCGACGTGATCCCGCGTGCCCTGTCGGACGGCTACAACGTGATGGCCTACGACTTCCACCGCAACCCCATCCCCGGGCAGGCGGGCCCCAACCTCTACTGGCGCGACGTGGGAACGCTCGACGCCTACTTCGCCGCGAACATGGACCTCGTGAGCGTCAACCCCGAGTTCGACATCTACAACCCCGACTGGCCCCTGCGCACGAGCAGCGAGTTCTCGCCCCCCGCCAAGTTCGTCCACGAGAGCGAGGGCCGTAAGGGACAGGCCTTCAACTCGATCATGGCGGGCGGCACCATCATCAGCGGCGGTACGGTGCGCGACTCCATTCTCGGCCGCGCCGTGCGCACCCATTCCCACTCGCTGGTCGAGAGTGCGGTCCTCTTCGACAACGTGGAGGTCGGGCGCCACGTCCACCTGCGCCGCGTCATCATCGACAAGGACGTGACCATCCCCCCCGGCACCCGCATCGGCATCAACCACGACGAGGACCGCGAGCGCGGCTTCACGGTGACCGAGAGCGGCGTGGTGGTGGTGCCGAAGAGCTACACGTTCTGA
- the miaA gene encoding tRNA (adenosine(37)-N6)-dimethylallyltransferase MiaA, with protein sequence MPPTVAPPPRIPRVTPAPIPLLTAPTAAGKTALALEIGQAFGLEIVAADAFTVYRGLDIGTAKPTPEERAAVPHHLLDVADVTEDYDVARYAREAEAAIHDVLARGRVPLVVGGTGLYLSALVRGLPLTPPADPATRAEVEAELAERGLDALLAEVEARNPAEAARLERNPRRVVRALEVYRRTGRFPGEFGHAAPTFTYRVFAFTRPWPELEARIHARVEAMLAGGWPGEAAWLASQVSPDRDPRPTAWQALGYREALAVHGGTLTPEEAAQRISLATRGYAKRQLTWTRTQLGAHPTSPGEAAADLRTFLEAH encoded by the coding sequence ATGCCCCCCACGGTAGCACCGCCCCCTAGAATCCCGCGTGTGACGCCTGCCCCGATTCCCCTCCTCACCGCTCCCACGGCGGCCGGGAAGACGGCCCTCGCGCTGGAGATCGGGCAGGCGTTCGGCCTGGAGATCGTCGCCGCCGACGCCTTCACCGTCTATCGGGGCCTGGACATCGGGACCGCCAAACCCACCCCGGAGGAACGCGCCGCCGTGCCCCACCACCTCCTCGACGTGGCCGACGTGACGGAGGACTACGACGTGGCCCGCTACGCCCGAGAGGCCGAGGCGGCGATCCATGACGTGCTCGCCCGGGGCCGCGTGCCGCTCGTCGTGGGGGGGACGGGCCTTTACCTCTCCGCCCTCGTGCGCGGGCTGCCCCTCACCCCGCCCGCCGACCCGGCCACACGGGCGGAGGTGGAGGCCGAGCTCGCCGAACGCGGCCTGGACGCCCTCCTCGCCGAGGTGGAAGCGAGAAACCCCGCCGAGGCCGCCCGCCTGGAGCGCAATCCCCGCCGGGTCGTCCGCGCCCTGGAGGTCTACCGCCGCACGGGCCGCTTCCCGGGCGAGTTCGGGCACGCCGCGCCCACCTTCACCTACCGGGTCTTCGCCTTCACCCGCCCGTGGCCGGAGCTGGAGGCCCGCATCCACGCGCGGGTGGAGGCCATGCTCGCGGGGGGCTGGCCCGGGGAGGCGGCCTGGCTCGCCTCCCAGGTTTCGCCCGACCGGGACCCCCGCCCGACCGCCTGGCAGGCACTCGGCTACCGTGAGGCGCTGGCGGTTCATGGGGGCACCCTCACACCCGAGGAGGCCGCCCAGAGGATTTCCCTCGCCACCCGGGGGTACGCGAAACGCCAGCTCACCTGGACGCGGACGCAACTCGGCGCCCATCCCACGTCCCCGGGCGAGGCGGCGGCGGACCTGCGGACGTTCCTGGAAGCCCACTGA
- a CDS encoding Hsp20/alpha crystallin family protein: MNEPVLARLQQLMTLREEAETLGAEVPWTPPADWVDGDTHLTLLLDVPGVDPGCLELQEDGDTVTVAGRRDAPRPTLQAERPSGTFTRTLRFPQPVLPQTGAASLHAGVLSVRFEKRHPTIDVNASDAGEA; encoded by the coding sequence ATGAACGAGCCGGTTCTTGCCCGCCTTCAGCAGCTCATGACCCTCCGGGAGGAGGCCGAGACGCTGGGCGCCGAGGTGCCCTGGACTCCGCCCGCCGATTGGGTGGACGGCGACACCCACCTCACCCTGCTGCTCGACGTGCCCGGCGTGGACCCCGGGTGCCTCGAACTTCAGGAGGACGGCGACACGGTGACGGTGGCGGGCCGCCGCGACGCCCCCCGCCCCACCCTCCAGGCCGAGCGCCCGAGCGGCACGTTTACCCGCACCCTGCGCTTTCCGCAGCCCGTCTTGCCGCAGACGGGGGCGGCCAGCCTGCACGCCGGGGTCCTGAGCGTGCGCTTCGAGAAACGCCACCCGACCATCGACGTGAATGCCAGCGACGCGGGAGAGGCGTAA
- a CDS encoding amidase family protein encodes MSPVTPDPVLDLDAASLSGATRRGDLTALEVTRVYLKRLHAHNPRLRAVITVNEAAEADATRLDALPPERRGPLHGLPILIKDNIDVAGLPTTAGSLLMTRHVPAQDAPLVARLRAAGAVILGKANLTEWANFMTLGMPNGYSGAGGQTVNPWGEGLDTGGSSSGSGVAVAARLCVAAVGTETSGSILSPAQQNGVIGLKPTVGLIPRTGVVPISHSQDTAGPITRSARDAALLLSVMAGPDDADPASRLLPVPNLTLRPGALKGAEIGVLRDPPGSPVSEEGRASLARAEEALREGGARVRDVTLPTADELSGWRFEVLVYEFKHDLNAYLAGVKDGPRSLAEVIEGNDADPERFQRYGQALLYAAQGTRGDLGERAYREARARDLDLARTRGLDPLFALGLDALLWPGLHGYAVGAKAGYPSVTVPTGPHEGAPTGVLLTGPAASDGRLLSLAADLNQRLGGVQFPPDAPA; translated from the coding sequence GTGTCTCCCGTCACCCCTGACCCCGTGCTCGACCTCGACGCCGCCTCGCTGAGCGGGGCCACGCGCCGGGGCGACCTGACCGCGCTGGAAGTCACCCGCGTGTATCTCAAGCGCCTGCACGCCCACAACCCGCGTCTGCGCGCCGTCATCACCGTGAACGAGGCGGCGGAGGCGGACGCGACCCGGCTCGACGCCCTGCCCCCCGAGCGGCGCGGTCCCCTGCACGGCCTCCCCATCCTGATCAAGGACAACATCGACGTGGCGGGGTTGCCGACGACGGCGGGGAGCCTGCTGATGACACGGCACGTTCCCGCCCAGGACGCCCCCCTCGTCGCCCGTCTCCGCGCCGCCGGAGCCGTCATCCTCGGCAAGGCGAACCTGACCGAGTGGGCGAACTTCATGACGCTGGGGATGCCCAATGGGTACTCCGGGGCGGGCGGGCAGACGGTCAATCCCTGGGGCGAGGGGCTCGACACGGGCGGGTCGTCGAGCGGGAGCGGCGTGGCGGTCGCGGCCCGGCTGTGCGTGGCGGCGGTGGGCACCGAGACGAGCGGGAGCATCCTCAGCCCGGCGCAGCAGAACGGGGTGATCGGGCTCAAGCCCACCGTGGGCCTGATTCCCCGGACGGGCGTGGTGCCCATCTCCCACAGCCAGGACACCGCCGGGCCGATCACGAGGAGTGCGCGCGACGCCGCCCTCCTCCTCTCGGTGATGGCCGGACCCGACGACGCCGACCCGGCGAGCCGCCTCCTGCCCGTCCCCAACCTCACCCTGCGTCCGGGGGCCCTCAAGGGGGCGGAGATCGGCGTGCTGCGCGACCCGCCCGGCTCTCCCGTGTCGGAAGAGGGGCGCGCCTCCCTCGCCCGCGCGGAAGAAGCCCTGCGGGAAGGGGGCGCAAGGGTGCGCGACGTGACCCTCCCCACCGCCGACGAGCTGAGCGGCTGGCGCTTCGAGGTCCTCGTGTACGAGTTCAAGCACGACCTGAACGCCTACCTCGCGGGGGTGAAGGACGGTCCCCGCAGCCTCGCGGAGGTCATTGAGGGCAACGACGCCGACCCTGAGCGCTTCCAGCGGTACGGGCAGGCGCTCCTCTACGCCGCCCAGGGCACGCGCGGCGACCTCGGCGAGCGGGCGTACCGCGAGGCCCGCGCCCGCGACCTCGACCTCGCCCGGACGCGCGGCCTCGACCCCCTCTTCGCCCTGGGGCTCGACGCGCTGCTGTGGCCGGGGCTGCACGGGTACGCGGTGGGGGCCAAGGCGGGTTATCCCAGCGTCACCGTGCCGACCGGCCCCCACGAGGGCGCCCCGACCGGCGTCCTCCTCACCGGCCCCGCCGCGAGTGACGGGCGCCTGCTGTCTCTCGCCGCCGACCTCAACCAGCGCCTCGGCGGCGTGCAGTTCCCGCCCGACGCCCCGGCTTGA